A single window of Mycoplasma bradburyae DNA harbors:
- a CDS encoding nicotinate phosphoribosyltransferase has product MLKHEKNVLVSDEINEHLVNLIPVDAYKLCHRLMYPKNTTNLFSTLTARKTSLKNITTHAWNAELTTKVVCDIIDRFVYSLIEMYNEKDDEIKNLIRNKLYSVFSNKEFSDDFTKALIDVSKYANEHKRLPIIISVRKSDQYINFNEPLLTICGEEGINKKYVWLINYFETIILQNIWQYQTSLTIAREFYDLCSKYAVKTADFDDFVKYQCHDFSMRGMSSFKSSIYSANAHLQYFNGSDSILGGNNAESVIASEHSVMCADGEEQEAQTYERLLDIFKDGILSLVVDSWDIWNVLDNILPNYKEKILSRKGKLVVRPDSGDPIEVICGKNYDPNDKSTWGTIHYLDHHFGSKINSKGYRELNEKVGIIYGDAITLARSEMILQELEKQKYSSNNIVFGVGATTYQSSTRDTLGFVIKLTAIEKEINGKTEWFNIKKAPKTDQSKESLTGRFFNENLVRIY; this is encoded by the coding sequence ATGTTAAAACACGAAAAAAACGTGTTAGTTTCAGACGAAATAAACGAGCATTTAGTTAATTTAATACCTGTCGATGCTTATAAGTTATGTCATAGATTAATGTATCCTAAAAATACAACTAATCTATTTTCAACACTAACAGCAAGAAAAACATCATTAAAAAATATTACAACTCACGCATGAAATGCTGAATTAACAACTAAAGTTGTGTGTGATATCATCGATCGTTTCGTATATTCATTAATTGAAATGTATAACGAAAAAGATGACGAAATTAAAAACTTAATAAGAAATAAATTATATAGCGTTTTTAGTAACAAAGAATTCAGCGATGATTTTACAAAAGCGTTAATAGATGTATCGAAATACGCAAACGAACACAAAAGACTACCAATAATTATTTCGGTAAGAAAATCTGATCAATATATTAACTTTAACGAACCATTATTGACGATATGCGGCGAAGAAGGTATTAATAAAAAATATGTTTGATTAATTAATTATTTTGAAACTATTATTTTGCAAAATATATGACAATACCAAACATCGTTAACAATTGCAAGAGAATTTTATGATTTATGTTCAAAATATGCGGTAAAAACAGCAGATTTTGATGATTTTGTTAAATATCAATGTCACGATTTTTCAATGCGTGGAATGAGTTCTTTTAAATCATCTATTTATTCAGCTAATGCTCACTTACAATACTTTAATGGAAGTGATTCAATTCTTGGTGGTAACAATGCTGAATCTGTTATAGCTTCTGAACATAGCGTTATGTGTGCTGATGGTGAAGAACAAGAAGCTCAAACATACGAACGATTATTAGATATATTTAAGGACGGTATTTTATCTTTAGTTGTCGATTCTTGAGATATCTGAAATGTTTTAGATAACATATTGCCAAATTATAAAGAAAAAATCTTATCAAGAAAAGGAAAATTAGTTGTAAGACCAGATAGCGGAGATCCTATCGAAGTTATTTGTGGTAAAAATTACGATCCTAACGACAAATCTACTTGAGGGACAATTCATTATTTAGATCACCACTTTGGAAGCAAGATTAATTCAAAAGGATACAGAGAACTTAATGAAAAAGTTGGTATTATTTATGGCGACGCTATTACATTAGCTAGAAGCGAAATGATTTTACAAGAACTTGAAAAACAAAAATACTCATCTAACAATATAGTTTTCGGTGTAGGCGCTACAACTTATCAATCATCTACTAGAGATACCCTTGGTTTTGTGATTAAACTTACAGCAATAGAAAAAGAAATTAACGGTAAAACCGAATGATTTAATATAAAAAAAGCTCCTAAGACCGATCAGTCTAAGGAGTCTTTAACTGGTAGATTTTTTAACGAAAATTTAGTAAGAATTTACTAA
- a CDS encoding alpha/beta fold hydrolase yields MNRAFKNVDINHLKVIKNINKGAKVDLIFCHGLATEPGMHYKIVKELSNVNHYDLGFPGHIDTDFKFTMKELNVDYFSKLLAIFIKQNPDLKNIILVGHSLGCAVIVFALKHLTKNEKERIKKIVLNAPLTINTLLTALHFTKYFTSDANKINDVGIEKFFKDLFYDPKKYLKEFNQWFDLDFYKKHQTEQKKLALTLLNPDMIRRIISAYHSEKKYENFTFITADKDRLVPFTMIRHYIKNFFKDAKHIEIKNGGHAFILEHKDTYIEILKEIIQNAKS; encoded by the coding sequence ATGAATAGAGCATTTAAGAACGTTGACATTAACCATTTAAAGGTTATTAAAAACATCAACAAAGGAGCGAAGGTCGATTTGATATTCTGTCATGGTTTAGCTACAGAACCTGGCATGCATTATAAAATCGTTAAAGAACTAAGTAATGTTAATCATTATGACTTGGGTTTTCCTGGTCATATTGATACAGATTTTAAATTTACAATGAAGGAGTTAAACGTTGATTATTTTTCAAAACTTTTAGCTATTTTTATTAAACAAAATCCTGATTTAAAAAACATTATTTTAGTCGGTCATTCATTGGGTTGTGCCGTTATTGTTTTCGCTCTTAAACATCTAACTAAAAACGAAAAAGAACGTATCAAGAAGATTGTTTTAAACGCTCCATTAACAATCAACACTTTACTTACTGCGCTACATTTCACAAAATACTTTACTAGTGATGCCAATAAAATAAACGATGTTGGTATCGAAAAATTTTTTAAAGATTTATTTTATGATCCTAAGAAATATCTAAAAGAATTTAATCAATGGTTTGATTTAGATTTTTACAAAAAACATCAAACAGAGCAAAAAAAATTAGCATTAACTTTACTTAATCCTGATATGATAAGAAGGATAATCAGCGCTTATCATTCAGAAAAGAAATATGAAAACTTTACTTTTATAACTGCTGATAAAGATCGTTTAGTACCATTCACAATGATCAGACATTATATAAAGAATTTTTTTAAAGATGCTAAACATATTGAAATAAAAAATGGTGGGCATGCATTCATTCTAGAACACAAAGACACTTATATTGAAATATTAAAGGAAATTATTCAAAATGCAAAATCTTAA
- a CDS encoding MG296/MPN423 family protein, whose amino-acid sequence MQNLKTYIEKLKDLLSNIDLEKLINNYNKIMDKSMHTRIMYDDDEYAEIDFFEKQIEGEIEFIKTKLIQEVDEYIQDILKTKFSDEKKLALLHDHFYNLTQAIALTKNISFKRLNKLLNEEY is encoded by the coding sequence ATGCAAAATCTTAAAACCTATATTGAAAAATTAAAGGATTTATTATCTAATATTGATCTTGAAAAATTAATTAATAACTATAACAAAATTATGGATAAATCAATGCATACTAGAATCATGTATGACGATGATGAATATGCAGAAATCGATTTTTTTGAAAAGCAAATCGAGGGTGAGATTGAATTTATAAAAACTAAGTTAATTCAAGAGGTTGACGAATATATTCAGGATATTCTTAAAACTAAGTTTAGTGACGAAAAAAAATTAGCGCTATTACATGATCATTTTTATAATCTGACTCAAGCAATAGCGCTAACTAAAAACATTAGTTTTAAACGCTTAAATAAATTATTAAACGAAGAATATTAA
- a CDS encoding Cof-type HAD-IIB family hydrolase, with amino-acid sequence MKNNIEWVISDLDGTLIRYENNEHIVDPEAIRAIEKLPGKNISFTIATGRKQSDVVNLLKKYDLSSQTRYIIACNGAIIYDLVEDKIIKNNYLTKKVKTTVMEFMDEFKNITDDCLVLSYDLNNNIYVYDKNKKHNKKLIEELTAYEGSFTDNNYIETDDLNAHDDLIKLIFFYGKKAIKEDITEYLAKFLNLTKLEASDCVIVSPMAFELNSENTSKGNAILELNKILKKDLKNTLSIGDSFNDISMFKVTGLSVTLESSHKEVQNNATNILDVKASQVVADAIELFVL; translated from the coding sequence ATGAAAAACAATATTGAGTGAGTAATTAGTGACCTAGATGGTACACTTATCCGTTACGAAAACAACGAACATATTGTTGATCCTGAAGCTATTAGAGCTATAGAAAAATTACCAGGTAAAAATATATCATTCACGATTGCTACTGGTCGTAAACAATCCGATGTAGTTAATCTATTAAAAAAATATGATCTTTCTTCACAAACGCGTTATATTATAGCTTGTAATGGCGCTATCATTTACGACTTAGTTGAAGATAAGATTATTAAGAATAATTATTTAACTAAAAAAGTAAAAACAACTGTAATGGAATTCATGGATGAATTTAAAAACATTACAGATGATTGTCTTGTATTATCATACGATTTAAATAATAATATTTATGTCTATGATAAGAATAAAAAACATAATAAGAAACTTATAGAAGAATTAACAGCTTATGAAGGATCATTTACAGATAATAATTACATCGAAACCGATGATTTAAATGCTCACGATGATTTAATTAAGTTAATCTTCTTTTACGGTAAAAAAGCGATTAAAGAAGATATTACAGAATATTTAGCGAAGTTTCTTAACCTAACAAAACTTGAAGCTAGTGATTGCGTAATTGTTTCGCCAATGGCTTTTGAATTAAACTCTGAAAACACTTCAAAGGGAAACGCAATTCTAGAGTTAAATAAAATATTAAAAAAAGATCTTAAAAACACTTTAAGTATTGGTGATTCATTTAATGATATTTCGATGTTCAAAGTTACAGGGCTTAGTGTAACGCTTGAATCATCCCACAAAGAAGTGCAAAATAACGCAACAAATATTCTTGATGTTAAAGCATCTCAAGTCGTTGCGGATGCAATCGAATTGTTTGTACTTTAA
- the pta gene encoding phosphate acetyltransferase, with protein sequence MSILIEELKNKIKESKKTPEILLVEGWHPYVQEAAKKLVAEKLVKPVLIFRTIDEIPADFDPRIRRYVIEKMDLSKYATYLFKLREKKGMTLEVAQEEVKKPNVLAALLVKLEEVDGEVCGKEYTTKDTLKPALQIIKTAEGEKIVGSVMVLEKGEERLVFTDCAINLYPTSEELAEIAKSTIKFSKQVLQTEKINLAMLSYSTLNSGAGESVDKVKEATKLLEESEIGKLASICGPMQFDAAYVEEVRKQKAPKLDWEKGANTFVFPNIDAGNIGYKIAQRLGGYEAIGPILTGLAKPVNDLSRGASANEIYSVAIITASQAVANK encoded by the coding sequence ATGAGTATATTAATTGAAGAACTTAAAAATAAGATTAAAGAATCTAAAAAAACACCTGAAATCCTTTTAGTAGAAGGATGACATCCATATGTTCAAGAAGCTGCTAAAAAGTTAGTTGCAGAAAAACTTGTTAAACCAGTTTTAATTTTTAGAACAATCGATGAAATACCTGCTGATTTCGATCCTAGAATCAGACGCTACGTAATAGAAAAAATGGATTTATCTAAGTATGCTACATACTTATTTAAATTACGTGAAAAGAAAGGTATGACTCTAGAAGTAGCTCAAGAAGAAGTTAAGAAACCTAATGTTCTAGCTGCTTTATTAGTTAAACTTGAAGAAGTTGATGGTGAAGTTTGTGGTAAAGAATATACTACAAAAGATACATTAAAACCTGCTTTACAAATCATTAAAACTGCTGAAGGTGAAAAGATCGTTGGTTCGGTAATGGTTTTAGAAAAAGGTGAAGAAAGATTAGTGTTCACTGATTGTGCTATTAATCTTTATCCAACATCTGAAGAATTAGCTGAAATTGCTAAATCAACTATTAAGTTTAGTAAGCAAGTATTACAAACTGAAAAAATTAACTTAGCAATGTTAAGTTATTCAACACTTAATTCAGGTGCTGGTGAATCAGTTGATAAAGTTAAAGAAGCTACAAAATTACTAGAAGAATCTGAAATCGGAAAATTAGCTTCAATCTGTGGTCCTATGCAATTTGATGCTGCTTATGTTGAAGAAGTAAGAAAACAAAAAGCTCCTAAATTAGATTGAGAAAAGGGCGCTAACACTTTTGTTTTCCCTAACATTGATGCTGGTAACATTGGTTACAAAATCGCACAACGCCTAGGTGGATATGAAGCGATCGGTCCAATTCTTACAGGATTAGCTAAACCAGTTAATGATTTAAGTCGTGGCGCTAGCGCTAACGAAATTTATTCAGTTGCTATTATAACTGCTAGTCAAGCTGTAGCTAATAAATAA
- the ylqF gene encoding ribosome biogenesis GTPase YlqF, whose protein sequence is MNHSKINWFPGHMKKTLDDINRVKKHIDLVIQVLDARAINLTSNPDLLDIFNNKTIINIALKSDWADLNYEYDKNTIITSIKDKNFSSFVINKIYQILNDKIKKLQAKGLVTPHFSIMVIGLPNIGKSSLINGLIKKNHNKVENKAGVTKRQTFVKLNKNFTLYDTPGVLYKKIDDFELGAKLSLLNLINLEVIPMQEVLDFGYKYLIKHYPKQMIEWSGNSELLEDFNDFIKLYANQKGYLNKGNAIDLNATYMNFYKDISLSKITKLNYEKK, encoded by the coding sequence ATGAATCATTCCAAAATTAATTGATTCCCAGGTCACATGAAAAAGACCTTGGATGATATCAATAGAGTTAAAAAACATATTGATTTAGTTATTCAAGTTCTGGATGCTAGGGCAATTAATTTGACATCCAATCCTGATTTGTTAGATATTTTTAATAACAAAACAATTATTAATATAGCTCTCAAATCAGATTGAGCTGATCTTAATTATGAATATGATAAAAATACAATCATAACAAGTATTAAAGATAAGAATTTTAGTAGTTTTGTTATAAATAAAATCTATCAGATTCTTAATGATAAGATTAAAAAATTGCAAGCAAAAGGTTTAGTCACACCACACTTTAGTATTATGGTGATTGGTTTACCAAATATTGGTAAATCTTCATTGATAAATGGATTGATTAAAAAAAACCATAACAAAGTCGAAAATAAAGCTGGAGTTACTAAACGTCAAACCTTTGTTAAATTAAATAAAAATTTCACCTTGTACGACACTCCTGGGGTGTTGTATAAAAAAATTGATGATTTTGAACTAGGTGCTAAACTTAGTTTATTAAACTTAATCAATTTAGAAGTTATACCAATGCAAGAGGTTTTGGATTTTGGTTATAAATATCTAATTAAACATTATCCAAAACAGATGATAGAATGATCTGGCAATTCTGAATTACTTGAAGACTTTAATGATTTTATTAAGTTGTATGCTAATCAAAAAGGTTATTTAAATAAAGGTAACGCAATTGACCTTAATGCAACTTACATGAATTTTTATAAAGACATTTCTTTATCTAAAATTACTAAACTGAACTACGAAAAAAAATAA
- a CDS encoding YitT family protein encodes MSLTKSKNKLANLSQEWNKVTVTRTRLRSSLLIFAGLYGPKKIWNRIAIIVLISLIQGLISLFFIRNSGLYNLGVSSLTQGLARMLFVILPTGLPKDLIFNLTFWILYIVINIPLIIFSYFKVGKRFTILTAVYVVIANLFGFVLDNIPGISKVGLFTINTAENSSIIYEVEKFKSTNLEIYRMFFDDTGKLTDLGRKIGYIPLIWQNNNEVNKILSMFLYAIIAAALSSFLYTMLFVIGASTGGMDFISQYVAKIKRKSIAGILFYTNFITLLVSVIIGSYIPSSLVLQEIPKEILVPNSTKKFSDLAWNVSLLFSPNFIGSILSAVVVSMFLEALFPRYKMAKIEIYSADCEKIRQALLSDHHPHTMSMSKITGGFTKEEREMITTTTMFVEIPRIIRLIRKVDNDCLIAITQIKGIDGWMYITEE; translated from the coding sequence ATGTCTCTAACAAAATCTAAAAATAAACTAGCAAACCTTTCTCAAGAATGAAATAAAGTAACGGTAACAAGAACGCGATTGCGTAGTTCGTTATTGATATTTGCTGGTTTATATGGTCCCAAAAAAATCTGAAACAGAATTGCGATTATTGTTTTAATATCGCTAATTCAAGGTCTAATTAGTCTATTTTTTATACGTAATTCAGGATTATATAACTTAGGTGTTTCTTCGTTAACTCAAGGGTTAGCAAGAATGCTTTTTGTTATTTTACCTACAGGATTACCAAAAGATTTAATTTTCAATCTAACATTCTGGATTTTATATATCGTTATTAATATACCTCTAATCATCTTTTCTTATTTTAAGGTTGGTAAGAGATTTACGATATTAACTGCAGTGTATGTTGTTATTGCTAATTTATTTGGTTTTGTCTTAGATAATATCCCTGGCATTTCTAAAGTTGGATTATTTACAATCAATACAGCAGAAAATAGTTCAATTATTTACGAAGTTGAAAAATTTAAATCAACTAATTTAGAAATTTATAGGATGTTTTTTGATGATACAGGAAAATTGACTGATCTCGGTAGAAAGATTGGTTATATTCCGTTGATATGACAAAATAACAATGAAGTTAATAAAATCTTATCAATGTTCTTGTATGCGATTATAGCAGCTGCATTATCATCATTCTTATACACAATGCTTTTTGTAATTGGGGCATCAACCGGAGGAATGGATTTTATTTCTCAATACGTTGCTAAGATAAAAAGAAAATCAATTGCAGGTATCTTGTTCTATACAAACTTTATAACATTATTAGTATCTGTAATAATTGGTTCGTATATTCCTTCTTCGCTTGTTTTGCAAGAGATACCAAAAGAGATTTTAGTTCCAAATTCAACTAAAAAATTTAGTGATTTAGCTTGAAATGTATCGTTGCTATTCTCGCCTAATTTTATAGGTTCAATATTATCCGCTGTTGTTGTATCAATGTTCTTAGAAGCCTTATTTCCTAGATATAAGATGGCTAAGATTGAAATTTATTCAGCAGATTGCGAAAAAATTCGTCAAGCATTATTATCAGATCACCATCCACATACTATGTCGATGTCAAAAATCACAGGTGGTTTTACAAAAGAAGAACGCGAGATGATCACAACAACTACAATGTTCGTTGAGATTCCTAGAATTATTAGATTAATCCGTAAAGTTGATAATGATTGCTTAATAGCAATTACCCAAATCAAGGGAATTGATGGATGGATGTATATAACTGAAGAATAA
- the rplS gene encoding 50S ribosomal protein L19, with protein MNKLSKQYIINHVNNLQLKKDVPNFQVGDTVSVSIKIADEKRTRIQKFDGLVLRRKGSGLSETFIVRKESSGVGVEKNFHVHNPNIQIELKRKGKVRRAYISYMRQRSGKSARIKEKVVNNK; from the coding sequence ATGAACAAACTAAGTAAACAATACATTATTAACCACGTTAATAATTTGCAATTAAAAAAAGATGTACCAAATTTCCAAGTTGGTGATACAGTATCAGTATCAATTAAGATTGCTGATGAAAAAAGAACCAGAATTCAAAAATTTGATGGTTTAGTTTTAAGAAGAAAAGGTTCTGGATTATCTGAAACTTTTATAGTTCGTAAAGAATCAAGTGGTGTTGGTGTTGAAAAAAACTTCCACGTTCACAACCCAAATATCCAAATTGAATTAAAACGTAAGGGTAAAGTTAGAAGAGCTTACATTTCTTACATGAGACAACGTTCAGGTAAATCTGCTCGTATTAAAGAAAAAGTAGTTAACAACAAATAG
- the trmD gene encoding tRNA (guanosine(37)-N1)-methyltransferase TrmD: MKIIVLSLFDQFVKSYFDFSIIKNALDKNAVELEVINFRHYATDKHKTVDDTIYGGAAGMLLKLEPLVNCLRDIKKNKFKDPEKVKSYLLSPQGDVYDQKKAEAFSKSNNDLILIAGRYEGFDERIYHYVDGALSVGDFVITGGELGALIVVDSIVRLLPNVINKESLESESFNDYLLDYPMYTKPYDFEGYKVPDVLLSGNHQRIKEFNKQAAITNTKNKRPDMYDKYKSNNK; the protein is encoded by the coding sequence ATGAAAATCATTGTTTTATCGCTTTTTGATCAATTTGTAAAGTCGTATTTTGATTTTTCGATTATTAAAAACGCTTTAGACAAGAATGCTGTTGAATTAGAAGTAATAAATTTTAGACATTATGCTACTGATAAACACAAAACAGTTGATGACACTATTTATGGTGGAGCGGCTGGAATGTTGTTGAAATTAGAACCATTAGTAAACTGTTTAAGAGATATTAAAAAAAATAAATTTAAAGACCCCGAAAAAGTTAAAAGTTATTTATTATCCCCTCAGGGTGATGTCTATGATCAAAAAAAAGCTGAAGCTTTTAGTAAATCAAATAACGATTTAATTTTAATAGCAGGACGATACGAAGGGTTTGACGAACGCATTTATCATTATGTTGATGGAGCTCTATCGGTTGGTGATTTTGTGATTACTGGCGGAGAATTAGGAGCATTAATAGTGGTAGATAGCATCGTTAGGTTGTTACCTAATGTAATCAATAAAGAAAGCTTGGAAAGTGAATCATTTAATGATTACCTCTTAGATTATCCGATGTATACAAAACCTTATGATTTTGAAGGTTATAAAGTTCCTGATGTGTTATTAAGTGGTAATCATCAACGTATTAAAGAATTTAATAAACAAGCTGCGATAACCAACACAAAAAATAAACGACCAGATATGTATGATAAATACAAATCAAATAATAAGTAG
- the rpsP gene encoding 30S ribosomal protein S16 — protein sequence MVKIRLMRLGRHKLPSYRMVVVDSRVKRDGSYIELIGHIDPINGINKINGALAIEWLKKGAQPTDTVRSILSKEKIWEKYTASKKA from the coding sequence TTGGTAAAAATTAGATTAATGCGTTTAGGTCGTCACAAACTACCATCATATCGTATGGTTGTTGTAGATTCTAGAGTTAAACGTGATGGAAGTTATATAGAATTAATTGGTCACATCGATCCAATTAATGGAATTAATAAAATAAATGGAGCACTTGCAATTGAATGATTGAAAAAAGGTGCTCAACCTACTGATACAGTAAGATCAATTCTTTCTAAAGAAAAAATTTGAGAAAAATACACAGCTTCTAAAAAAGCTTAG
- the rplQ gene encoding 50S ribosomal protein L17 — MSYINKKGKTTSTRLMIIRQQVSDCLSYNEIKTTLTKAKETQKHLEKLITVAKEDSVANRRRAKSILLNTQVCSADELVAHLFNKVAPVFKERNGGYTRVIKLGARMGDATEMAILQFVDKVPKYVAKKAKQTKKTTTAKVEAKPATPVAKVEQPVK; from the coding sequence ATGTCATACATTAACAAAAAAGGTAAAACCACATCAACTCGTTTGATGATTATTCGTCAACAAGTTAGTGATTGCTTAAGTTATAACGAAATCAAAACAACATTAACTAAAGCAAAAGAAACTCAAAAGCATTTAGAAAAACTTATTACAGTAGCTAAAGAAGATTCAGTTGCAAATAGAAGAAGAGCTAAATCGATTCTTTTAAACACTCAAGTTTGTTCAGCTGATGAATTAGTTGCTCATCTATTTAATAAAGTGGCTCCTGTTTTCAAAGAAAGAAACGGTGGTTATACTAGAGTAATTAAATTAGGTGCTAGAATGGGAGATGCTACTGAAATGGCAATCTTACAATTCGTTGATAAAGTTCCTAAATACGTTGCTAAAAAAGCTAAACAAACTAAAAAAACTACTACTGCAAAAGTAGAAGCTAAACCAGCTACTCCTGTTGCTAAAGTTGAACAACCAGTTAAGTAA
- a CDS encoding DNA-directed RNA polymerase subunit alpha, whose protein sequence is MQQFLRYNINVIKEDNDKNYGKYIVKPLEKGFGITLGNALRRVMLSHLPGSAVFALKIKGISHEFGFIPGVKEDVTQIILNLKNLVVWISDNIISDDTLVETPIEKWPVMTIRANKAGIVKASDIECPLGFEILNNDLEICTLSEDTEIAIDIYATRGRGFKTAADNRSEIGSLSIIPVDSNFNPIIKVGYQVEEETSDVITDKLVIEVGTNGLIKPGDAIGMASKILADHLRPLIDINKSLHDIQVLNEKNVEEKNKKLSIPIEQLDLTVRSYNCLKRHGIQTVEELVTRSKSEIENIRNLGKKSVREINKKLNELYDLKLKNN, encoded by the coding sequence ATGCAACAATTTTTGCGATACAATATCAACGTTATTAAAGAAGATAACGACAAAAATTATGGTAAATACATCGTTAAGCCTCTAGAAAAAGGGTTTGGTATTACTTTAGGTAATGCTCTTAGAAGAGTGATGTTAAGTCACCTTCCAGGATCTGCTGTATTCGCCCTAAAAATTAAAGGTATTTCACACGAATTTGGATTTATTCCAGGTGTTAAAGAAGACGTAACACAAATAATATTAAATCTTAAAAACTTAGTTGTTTGAATTAGCGATAATATTATTTCAGATGATACCTTAGTAGAAACACCAATTGAAAAATGACCGGTTATGACAATCCGTGCTAACAAAGCTGGTATTGTTAAAGCTAGTGATATTGAATGTCCATTAGGTTTTGAAATTCTTAACAACGACTTAGAAATTTGTACTTTATCTGAAGATACAGAAATCGCTATTGATATTTATGCAACTAGAGGTCGTGGATTCAAAACTGCAGCAGATAATCGTTCAGAAATTGGATCTTTATCAATTATTCCGGTTGATTCTAATTTCAATCCAATTATCAAAGTTGGATATCAAGTTGAAGAAGAAACATCAGATGTAATTACTGATAAGTTAGTTATCGAAGTTGGTACTAACGGTTTAATCAAACCTGGTGATGCAATTGGTATGGCTTCTAAAATTCTAGCTGATCACTTAAGACCATTAATTGATATCAACAAGTCATTACATGACATTCAAGTTCTTAATGAAAAGAATGTTGAAGAAAAAAACAAGAAGTTATCAATTCCAATTGAACAACTTGATTTAACAGTTCGTTCTTATAATTGTTTAAAGAGACACGGAATACAAACAGTTGAAGAACTAGTTACTCGTTCTAAATCTGAAATTGAAAACATTCGTAATTTAGGTAAGAAGTCAGTTCGAGAAATTAATAAAAAACTTAATGAACTGTACGATTTAAAACTTAAGAATAACTAA
- the rpsK gene encoding 30S ribosomal protein S11: protein MAKKKKTVASNGIAHIHATSNNSIITITDINGNAITWSSSGAIGYKGAKKKTPYSAGVAAEKAAKEAMAMGLATIKIYVNGVGRGKETAIRSLAACGLTITEIHDVTPIPHNGCRPPKKPR, encoded by the coding sequence ATGGCTAAAAAGAAAAAAACAGTTGCCAGCAATGGGATTGCTCACATTCACGCAACTTCAAATAACTCAATTATCACAATCACAGATATCAATGGTAATGCTATAACTTGATCATCTTCAGGTGCAATTGGGTACAAGGGTGCTAAGAAAAAAACACCTTATTCAGCTGGTGTAGCTGCTGAAAAAGCAGCCAAGGAAGCTATGGCAATGGGTTTAGCAACCATTAAGATTTATGTAAATGGTGTAGGTAGAGGTAAAGAAACTGCAATTAGATCTTTAGCTGCTTGTGGTTTAACTATTACTGAAATCCACGATGTAACACCTATTCCTCATAACGGTTGCAGACCTCCTAAAAAGCCACGTTAA
- the rpsM gene encoding 30S ribosomal protein S13, giving the protein MARILGIDIPNNKRVEISLTYIYGIGKPRAQEILRKAKIDSNKRVKDLTDEELALIRSVASTYVLEGDLRREVALNIKRLMEVGSYAGLRHRRGLPVRGQRTKSNARTRKGPRKTVANKKIESK; this is encoded by the coding sequence ATGGCTCGTATTTTAGGTATTGACATCCCGAATAACAAGCGCGTGGAAATTTCATTAACTTATATTTATGGAATTGGTAAGCCTCGTGCTCAAGAAATTTTAAGAAAAGCAAAAATTGACTCAAATAAAAGAGTTAAAGATTTAACAGATGAAGAATTAGCTTTAATTCGTTCTGTTGCTAGTACATACGTATTAGAAGGGGATCTTCGTAGAGAAGTAGCGTTAAACATTAAACGTTTAATGGAAGTTGGTTCATATGCTGGATTACGTCACAGAAGAGGGCTACCAGTAAGAGGGCAAAGAACTAAATCGAACGCTAGAACACGTAAAGGTCCAAGAAAAACCGTTGCTAACAAGAAAATTGAAAGTAAGTAA
- the rpmJ gene encoding 50S ribosomal protein L36, with the protein MKVRSSVKPICKDCKVIRRQRVVRVICKTPKHKQRQG; encoded by the coding sequence ATGAAAGTAAGATCATCAGTAAAACCAATTTGCAAGGATTGCAAAGTTATTAGACGCCAAAGGGTTGTTAGAGTTATCTGTAAAACCCCTAAGCACAAACAAAGACAAGGATAG